In Neomonachus schauinslandi chromosome 6, ASM220157v2, whole genome shotgun sequence, a genomic segment contains:
- the FH gene encoding fumarate hydratase, mitochondrial isoform X1 has protein sequence MYRAVRLLARSRRLVRPPGSAAAPGLRAAAVLPLRPLNFARMASQNSFRIEFDTFGELKVPNDKYYGAQTVRSTMNFKIGGVTERMPIPVIKAFGILKRAAAEVNQDYGLDSKIAEAIMKAADEVAEGKLNDHFPLVVWQTGSGTQTNMNVNEVISNRAIEMLGGELGSKKPVHPNDHVNKSQSSNDTFPTAMHIAAAVEVHEVLLPGLQKLHDALDAKSKEFTHIIKIGRTHTQDAVPLTLGQEFSGYVQQVKYAMARIRATMPRIYELAAGGTAVGTGLNTRIGFAEKVAAKVAALTGLPFVTAPNKFEALAAHDALVELSGAMNTTACSLMKIANDIRFLGSGPRSGLGELILPENEPGSSIMPGKVNPTQCEALSMVAAQVMGNHVAVTVGGSNGHFELNVFKPMMIKNVLHSARLLGDAAVSFTENCVVGIQANTERINKLMNESLMLVTALNPHIGYDKAAKIAKTAHKNGSTLKATAIELGYLTAEQFDEWVKPKDMLGPK, from the exons ATGTATCGCGCCGTCCGGCTCCTCGCGCGCTCGCGTCGTCTCGTGCGGCCTCCAGGCTCAGCCGCAGCTCCCGGCCTCAGAGCGGCGGCCGTCCTCCCACTGCGGCCCCTGAACTTCGCCCGAATG gcAAGCCAAAATTCCTTTAGGATAGAGTTTGACACCTTTGGTGAACTCAAGGTCCCAAATGATAAGTATTATGGCGCCCAGACTGTGAGATCTACAATGAATTTTAAGATTGGAGGTGTGACAGAACGCATGCCA ATCCCAGTTATTAAAGCTTTTGGCATCTTGAAGCGAGCGGCTGCTGAAGTAAACCAGGATTATGGTCTTGATTCAAAGATTGCTGAGGCCATAATGAAGGCAGCAGATGAG gtAGCCGAAGGTAAATTAAATGATCACTTTCCTCTTGTGGTCTGGCAGACTGGATCAGGAACCCAGACAAATATGAATGTAAATGAAGTCATTAGCAATAGAGCAATTGAAATGCTCGGAGGTGAACTTGGTAGTAAGAAACCCGTGCATCCCAATGATCATGTTAATAAAAGCCAG AGCTCGAACGACACATTTCCCACGGCAATGCACATCGCTGCTGCTGTGGAAGTCCATGAGGTGCTCCTGCCCGGACTCCAGAAGCTGCATGATGCTCTCGATGCAAAATCTAAAGAGTTCACCCATATCATCAAAATTGGGCGTACTCACACACAGGATGCTGTTCCTCTCACCCTCGGGCAG GAATTTAGTGGTTATGTTCAACAAGTGAAGTATGCGATGGCGAGAATAAGAGCCACCATGCCAAGGATCTATGAGCTCGCAGCCGGAGGCACTGCTGTCGGCACGGGCTTGAATACTAGAATTGGCTTTGCAGAGAAGGTTGCCGCCAAAGTGGCTGCACTCACAG gcttGCCTTTTGTCACAGCTCCAAATAAATTTGAAGCTCTGGCTGCGCACGATGCTCTGGTTGAACTCAGCGGCGCCATGAACACCACCGCCTGCAGTCTGATGAAGATCGCAAATGACATTCGCTTTCTGGGGTCTGGTCCCCGCTCAGGTCTGGGAGAGCTGATCTTGCCTGaaaatgaaccaggaagcagTATCATGCCAG GCAAGGTGAACCCGACCCAGTGTGAGGCGCTGAGCATGGTCGCCGCCCAGGTCATGGGCAACCACGTCGCCGTCACCGTTGGGGGCAGCAACGGCCATTTCGAGCTGAACGTGTTCAAGCCAATGATG ATCAAAAATGTGTTACACTCAGCCCGGCTGCTGGGGGACGCGGCCGTTTCCTTCACAGAAAACTGCGTCGTGGGAATCCAGGCCAACACAGAGAGGATCAACAAGCTGATGAATGAATCCCTAATGTTGGTGACAGCTCTTAATCCTCATATAG ggTATGACAAGGCGGCAAAGATTGCTAAGACAGCACATAAAAATGGATCAACCTTAAAGGCGACTGCTATTGAACTTGGCTATCTCACCGCAGAGCAGTTTGATGAGTGGGTGAAACCTAAGGACATGCTGGGTCCAAAGTGA
- the FH gene encoding fumarate hydratase, mitochondrial isoform X2, with translation MVLLSCNEASQNSFRIEFDTFGELKVPNDKYYGAQTVRSTMNFKIGGVTERMPIPVIKAFGILKRAAAEVNQDYGLDSKIAEAIMKAADEVAEGKLNDHFPLVVWQTGSGTQTNMNVNEVISNRAIEMLGGELGSKKPVHPNDHVNKSQSSNDTFPTAMHIAAAVEVHEVLLPGLQKLHDALDAKSKEFTHIIKIGRTHTQDAVPLTLGQEFSGYVQQVKYAMARIRATMPRIYELAAGGTAVGTGLNTRIGFAEKVAAKVAALTGLPFVTAPNKFEALAAHDALVELSGAMNTTACSLMKIANDIRFLGSGPRSGLGELILPENEPGSSIMPGKVNPTQCEALSMVAAQVMGNHVAVTVGGSNGHFELNVFKPMMIKNVLHSARLLGDAAVSFTENCVVGIQANTERINKLMNESLMLVTALNPHIGYDKAAKIAKTAHKNGSTLKATAIELGYLTAEQFDEWVKPKDMLGPK, from the exons ATGGTGTTGCTGTCATGTAACGAG gcAAGCCAAAATTCCTTTAGGATAGAGTTTGACACCTTTGGTGAACTCAAGGTCCCAAATGATAAGTATTATGGCGCCCAGACTGTGAGATCTACAATGAATTTTAAGATTGGAGGTGTGACAGAACGCATGCCA ATCCCAGTTATTAAAGCTTTTGGCATCTTGAAGCGAGCGGCTGCTGAAGTAAACCAGGATTATGGTCTTGATTCAAAGATTGCTGAGGCCATAATGAAGGCAGCAGATGAG gtAGCCGAAGGTAAATTAAATGATCACTTTCCTCTTGTGGTCTGGCAGACTGGATCAGGAACCCAGACAAATATGAATGTAAATGAAGTCATTAGCAATAGAGCAATTGAAATGCTCGGAGGTGAACTTGGTAGTAAGAAACCCGTGCATCCCAATGATCATGTTAATAAAAGCCAG AGCTCGAACGACACATTTCCCACGGCAATGCACATCGCTGCTGCTGTGGAAGTCCATGAGGTGCTCCTGCCCGGACTCCAGAAGCTGCATGATGCTCTCGATGCAAAATCTAAAGAGTTCACCCATATCATCAAAATTGGGCGTACTCACACACAGGATGCTGTTCCTCTCACCCTCGGGCAG GAATTTAGTGGTTATGTTCAACAAGTGAAGTATGCGATGGCGAGAATAAGAGCCACCATGCCAAGGATCTATGAGCTCGCAGCCGGAGGCACTGCTGTCGGCACGGGCTTGAATACTAGAATTGGCTTTGCAGAGAAGGTTGCCGCCAAAGTGGCTGCACTCACAG gcttGCCTTTTGTCACAGCTCCAAATAAATTTGAAGCTCTGGCTGCGCACGATGCTCTGGTTGAACTCAGCGGCGCCATGAACACCACCGCCTGCAGTCTGATGAAGATCGCAAATGACATTCGCTTTCTGGGGTCTGGTCCCCGCTCAGGTCTGGGAGAGCTGATCTTGCCTGaaaatgaaccaggaagcagTATCATGCCAG GCAAGGTGAACCCGACCCAGTGTGAGGCGCTGAGCATGGTCGCCGCCCAGGTCATGGGCAACCACGTCGCCGTCACCGTTGGGGGCAGCAACGGCCATTTCGAGCTGAACGTGTTCAAGCCAATGATG ATCAAAAATGTGTTACACTCAGCCCGGCTGCTGGGGGACGCGGCCGTTTCCTTCACAGAAAACTGCGTCGTGGGAATCCAGGCCAACACAGAGAGGATCAACAAGCTGATGAATGAATCCCTAATGTTGGTGACAGCTCTTAATCCTCATATAG ggTATGACAAGGCGGCAAAGATTGCTAAGACAGCACATAAAAATGGATCAACCTTAAAGGCGACTGCTATTGAACTTGGCTATCTCACCGCAGAGCAGTTTGATGAGTGGGTGAAACCTAAGGACATGCTGGGTCCAAAGTGA